The Vigna unguiculata cultivar IT97K-499-35 chromosome 6, ASM411807v1, whole genome shotgun sequence genome contains a region encoding:
- the LOC114187077 gene encoding probable phytol kinase 3, chloroplastic isoform X2, whose amino-acid sequence MMFAGCVMFRSTTVQMIDRIAYLSAPPLQAPTTRLTFLSPSSPFLFKLRPTSLFTSSSSSFFSLTSPPRSTMLHHDPLVSDLYATAISAAVAFSLLRLWQETAKRGIFDQKLNRKLVHISIGLMFILCWPLFSTENMAPFLAVLIPGVNIIRMLVIGLGIVKDEATVKSMSRFGDYRELLKGPLYYVATISLATIIYWRTSPISIAAICNLCAGDGMADIVGRRFGGEKIPYNKNKSFAGSIAMASAGFLASIAYMWYFSSFGYIEGSWKLVLGFLLVSVGTAFVESLPISTELDDNLTVPLTSILLGSVVF is encoded by the exons ATGATGTTTGCCGGTTGCGTCATGTTTAGGAGCACCACAGTCCAAATGATTGACCGAATCGCTTATCTTTCTGCCCCTCCTCTCCAAGCACCTACCACGAGACTTACTTTCCTTTCTCCTTCTTCcccttttcttttcaaactcaGACCCACTTCCCTCTTcacttcctcctcctcctccttcttctctctCACTTCCCCTCCACGATCCACCATGCTCCACCACGACCCTCTTGTCTCTGACCTCTACGCCACTGCCATTTCCGCCGCTGTCGCCTTCTCGCTTCTCAGACTGTGGCAAGAGACTGCAAAACGAGGCATATTCGACCAG aaattaaatagGAAACTTGTACATATAAGCATTGGGCTGATGTTCATCCTCTGCTGGCCACTATTCAG TACTGAGAATATGGCTCCGTTCCTTGCTGTTTTAATTCCGGGAGTGAATATAATTCGGATGCTTGTTATTGGACTTGGAATAGTGAAAGATGAGGCCACAGTGAAATCAATGAGTAGATTTGGAGATTACAG GGAGCTTCTTAAAGGACCACTGTATTATGTTGCGACTATTTCTTTGGCAACCATAATATACTGGAGAACTTCGCCTATCTCCATTGCTGCAATATGTAATCTGTGTGCAGGAGATG GCATGGCTGATATTGTTGGAAGGAGATTTGGTGGTGAAAAGATACCTTACAACAAAAACAAGTCATTTGCCGGTTCAATTGCAATGGCATCTGCAGGATTCTTAGCTTCTATTGC GTATATGTGGTATTTTTCCTCATTTGGATATATTGAAGGAAGCTGGAAATTGGTTCTAGGTTTTCTGTTAGTGTCTGTTGGCACAGCATTTGTGGAGTCCCTTCCTATCAGCACAGAACTTGATGACAACCTCACGGTTCCACTCACTTCCATATTGTTGGGCAGTGTTGTTTTCTGA
- the LOC114187077 gene encoding probable phytol kinase 3, chloroplastic isoform X1: MMFAGCVMFRSTTVQMIDRIAYLSAPPLQAPTTRLTFLSPSSPFLFKLRPTSLFTSSSSSFFSLTSPPRSTMLHHDPLVSDLYATAISAAVAFSLLRLWQETAKRGIFDQKLNRKLVHISIGLMFILCWPLFSTENMAPFLAVLIPGVNIIRMLVIGLGIVKDEATVKSMSRFGDYRLQYCTLESQELLKGPLYYVATISLATIIYWRTSPISIAAICNLCAGDGMADIVGRRFGGEKIPYNKNKSFAGSIAMASAGFLASIAYMWYFSSFGYIEGSWKLVLGFLLVSVGTAFVESLPISTELDDNLTVPLTSILLGSVVF; the protein is encoded by the exons ATGATGTTTGCCGGTTGCGTCATGTTTAGGAGCACCACAGTCCAAATGATTGACCGAATCGCTTATCTTTCTGCCCCTCCTCTCCAAGCACCTACCACGAGACTTACTTTCCTTTCTCCTTCTTCcccttttcttttcaaactcaGACCCACTTCCCTCTTcacttcctcctcctcctccttcttctctctCACTTCCCCTCCACGATCCACCATGCTCCACCACGACCCTCTTGTCTCTGACCTCTACGCCACTGCCATTTCCGCCGCTGTCGCCTTCTCGCTTCTCAGACTGTGGCAAGAGACTGCAAAACGAGGCATATTCGACCAG aaattaaatagGAAACTTGTACATATAAGCATTGGGCTGATGTTCATCCTCTGCTGGCCACTATTCAG TACTGAGAATATGGCTCCGTTCCTTGCTGTTTTAATTCCGGGAGTGAATATAATTCGGATGCTTGTTATTGGACTTGGAATAGTGAAAGATGAGGCCACAGTGAAATCAATGAGTAGATTTGGAGATTACAGGTTGCAATATTGTACTCTGGAGTCCCA GGAGCTTCTTAAAGGACCACTGTATTATGTTGCGACTATTTCTTTGGCAACCATAATATACTGGAGAACTTCGCCTATCTCCATTGCTGCAATATGTAATCTGTGTGCAGGAGATG GCATGGCTGATATTGTTGGAAGGAGATTTGGTGGTGAAAAGATACCTTACAACAAAAACAAGTCATTTGCCGGTTCAATTGCAATGGCATCTGCAGGATTCTTAGCTTCTATTGC GTATATGTGGTATTTTTCCTCATTTGGATATATTGAAGGAAGCTGGAAATTGGTTCTAGGTTTTCTGTTAGTGTCTGTTGGCACAGCATTTGTGGAGTCCCTTCCTATCAGCACAGAACTTGATGACAACCTCACGGTTCCACTCACTTCCATATTGTTGGGCAGTGTTGTTTTCTGA